The genomic window TCAGTAAATCGGCTTTATTCAAACATAATAAACAGGGAATATCAGTGGACTCAGCTTTGACCAAAAAACGGCTTAACTGCCAAGGTTCTAACGGAGGTTCATCTAAGGCAAAAACAAGAAGCATTTGCTCTGCATTTGCCACAGGGGGACGGGATAACTCGGTTTTTCGTGGTAAAACTTGAGCGATCGCTCCTCTTGCATCTTGATAGTCCGGTTCTTCAATGATAATGCGATCGCCGACCATCACCATTTGACCAATTTTCTTCAAACGAGTGCGTCGAGTACATAATAAATGGTAGATAGGCGCATTGTTATGGTCTTTTAGGGGTTCATCGAGACGAACTTGATAAAAATTAGCCTGAACTGCTATCACTGTCCCCATAATATCTGAGACAGTGGGAGAAGAGGAACGGTTAAAAGGTGTTAAATCATGCACAGGAGTAGTAAATTCCCCGTTTTTTCCTATTGGGGACGACGAACCTTCAGGGAGAAGAACCCCTGACGATCATCGATAGTTTCCACCTGGTATCCTTCCATGGTGAGGCTATCGGGAACTTGTTCAATGGGTTCTCCGGGGTCTAACCACACTTCAAGAAGGGAACCAGGGGACATCTGTTCTAATTTTAATTTAGTGCGAACGAAATTGATGGGGCAAGGGGTTCCCCGCAGATCCAATAAAGCTGTATCAGAGGTTGAAGGGTTCATTTGTGAAATAAACTCCCTAAAAATCCTTCTAAACCGCCTTTTCCATGACTTTGTCCCTTAATATGGGCTAACTTCTCTAGTAATTCTCGTTCTTCGGCATTAATACGGGTAGGAATATCCACTTTAACCGTAATCAGATGATCCCCTCGAATGGCATCATTACCCAGTTTGGGAACCCCCAAATTTTCTAAGGTCAAGATTGTATTGGGTTGAGTTCCTGCAGGAATGGTCAATTCCTGTTCTCCGTCCACCGTATCCACCGTTACCGTGCATCCTAAGATAGCTTGGAGATAACTGATCGTGATCTCCGAAAGGATGTTCATTTTGTCACGGGTAAAGACCTTATCGGGTTCAACATAGAGATAAACATAGAGATCCCCTTGAGGCCCTCCTCTTAACCCTGCATCTCCTTTTCTAGAGACTCTCAGACGGGTTCCATCATCAACCCCAGCCGGAATCGTTATTTTTACTTTTTCTGTCACTTGTCTGCGTCCGGCCCCGTTACAGACTTCACATTTTTCTTCGATCACTTGTCCTTGACCGTTACAAGCAGGACAAGCAGACACTTGGGCAAAACTACCAAAGGGAGTACGGGTGGCACGACGAACTTGGCCTTGTCCGTTACAAGTAGAACAGGTTTTTGCGCCAGTTCCTGGTTTGGCCCCATCCCCTTTACATACTTGACAAGTTTCTAGGTGGGGAATGCGGATCTCTTTTTCTCCGCCGAAAACGGCTTCCCGAAAGTCTAGTTTGAGATCGAGGCGTAAATCATCTCCTTTGACCGGCCCGGTACGACGACGGGTTCCACCGGTTCCCATACCGCCCCCAAAACCACTAAAAATGGTTTCAAAAATATCGGCAAAACCGCCCATATCACCCATATCGCCGTAGTTGAAGCCTCCAGCACCACTGACTCCTGCTTCTCCAAACTGATCGTAACGACTACGGGTGTCGGGTTCAGATAGCACTTCATAGGCGCGGTTAATTTCTTTAAATCGTTCTTCTGCTCCTGGTTCTTTGTTAACATCAGGATGATATTTTCGCGCGAGACGGCGATAAGCTCTTTTTAAGTCTTCTTTACTGGCGTTACGGTCAACCCCAAGAATATCGTAGTAGTCACCTGGCATAGATCGTTAGTTTCGCTTGTTTGTGGGTAATGATTGAGTGATCGGCTTAGTAGTTACTTTAGCAAACTATTGTAAACAAAACACTATTTTAGATCGTTTTTATGATCTTGTTTCACGGAAGTTCAGGGTTCAGAGTTAGGAGTTCCCATTGATGATTTATTCCATTTTAGCGATCCAAGCACAACAATCTGCTTAGAAGATTTTAGCTATTAGTGCTGTTTTCATGCCAAGGGTAGCAATTTCCTTATGAGAGTGATAGTTTTGGTTAATACTGGTTCTAATTCTAACAAGTATTTCAATGTTTTTGATTTGAACAATTTAAACAAGACGAATAGTTATAAATTTTGATTTAACTACGATTCTCATAACTGTTCTGTTTGATAGTTTAGCAATTCAAACCTGTTCATGCTTCTACATTATTGCTCTATGGAGATTGAAATAAAGGGTTATTCTTGATTATTTTTCTTTAAGCAGTTATTATATTGAGCTAAATAGATTAGATAAACTATGGATGTAGTAAAACAGAAAACCAATGATGAAAAAAATAAGAAAATTATCCATTTTGGCTATCACTCTAAGTTTTAGCTTCCTCTCGATAGGATGCAGTCCTGAAACTATAAATTCAACTGAAGATACCTATCAACCTATTGATTTAGTAGAAGTTGAGGGAGAATTAACAGGAGATGATCCAGAAGTAATGGCGTTAGCTTTATTTGGTAATCAAGAAGCGGTTGAAGGTAATTTTTCTCAAGAAACTGAAGTGATTGAAAAAGACGGATTTAACCAAACAGTCCTTCTAACTCAAATGAATTTACCAGATGATTCGGTTAAAGGGTTACGTTATCGACTCAACTTTGAATTTGATCAATCCATTGGTCAATGGCGTTTACAAGAAGTTGGTCGTCAACAGTCTTGTTATCGAGGGGATTCTCCTGATAGTTGGACTATTGAACCTTGTCCTTAGATTAATCGTTATCTTAATCGTTCGTTGACTTCGTTAATATTATTTTGGGTCTTTTCAATTCCTGAAGCATCCCCCATTTCTGTGTATACTTCTAAGGCTTGTTGGTAATAGTTGATAGCATCCGCAGCTTTTCCCATATTTACATAAACATTACCCATATTACTGAGGGATATGGCTACGCCAGAAAGATTATTGATATCTTGATAAATGGTTAATGCTTGTTTATAACTTTCTAAGGCTTGAGGATATTCTTGAATTTGACTATGATTAAATCCTAATCCTAGCCAAGACCATGCTTCTAATTCTCGGTTATTTTCTCTTTGTACAATGATGAGTAACTGTTCAAGGGTTTCTATAGCTTCTAAGCTTTCTCCCTGTCT from Crocosphaera subtropica ATCC 51142 includes these protein-coding regions:
- a CDS encoding sulfurtransferase TusA family protein, whose amino-acid sequence is MNPSTSDTALLDLRGTPCPINFVRTKLKLEQMSPGSLLEVWLDPGEPIEQVPDSLTMEGYQVETIDDRQGFFSLKVRRPQ
- a CDS encoding DUF2225 domain-containing protein — translated: MFTISITDKIVWGQTNQAAQIEQLIQESKQQARQGESLEAIETLEQLLIIVQRENNRELEAWSWLGLGFNHSQIQEYPQALESYKQALTIYQDINNLSGVAISLSNMGNVYVNMGKAADAINYYQQALEVYTEMGDASGIEKTQNNINEVNERLR
- the dnaJ gene encoding molecular chaperone DnaJ — translated: MPGDYYDILGVDRNASKEDLKRAYRRLARKYHPDVNKEPGAEERFKEINRAYEVLSEPDTRSRYDQFGEAGVSGAGGFNYGDMGDMGGFADIFETIFSGFGGGMGTGGTRRRTGPVKGDDLRLDLKLDFREAVFGGEKEIRIPHLETCQVCKGDGAKPGTGAKTCSTCNGQGQVRRATRTPFGSFAQVSACPACNGQGQVIEEKCEVCNGAGRRQVTEKVKITIPAGVDDGTRLRVSRKGDAGLRGGPQGDLYVYLYVEPDKVFTRDKMNILSEITISYLQAILGCTVTVDTVDGEQELTIPAGTQPNTILTLENLGVPKLGNDAIRGDHLITVKVDIPTRINAEERELLEKLAHIKGQSHGKGGLEGFLGSLFHK